The Venturia canescens isolate UGA chromosome 7, ASM1945775v1, whole genome shotgun sequence genome segment CGGTCGCTGCAACGTTGGGCCCGTTGATTTGTTTTGCGTCGGGAAGAGCCAAATTCGTCAGGTGATTTTCCACTTTATGcggaaaaactttcgtcgCAGTTGTCGCAAACGGGTATCAAGGTTTTGCTCGTATCTTCGGCGTACTGTTCAATTAAAAACAGACTAGGTTCCGATATCCATGAGGATTCTTTGATACCAAAAAAGTTCGGTCACTAAACTGAAAACAGAGTAGTAAaaagttgtatttttttctagagAAAATTGGGATTCTCGCGAGTGGCGTATTGCTTGCGAACAGTGCGATTCCTCGACAAAAATATCGCCTGATTCTCCATCCTTATCGAGAGACAATAAGCGGGAAATTGGAATGATGTTCATGccctttttcaatattctgaAATCGAAGAACGTAGTCGCAAGGAGAAACATGTCGGAAAATCTGCAACGGTTTTCAAGCCACGTCGATGAATTtagctcgaaaaaaatgatcaacaCTTGGTTGCCGCTTGTGCGCGATCAGAATCaagaaattcgtgaaaatttagCGAAATCCATTGGcacgatattgaaaaataaaatcgctattttggagaaaacaaaatcaaagaAATTGAGATCAACGCAAGGTGTGCCTGATGAACTTGTCGAATACGTCAATTCGATCTGCAATTTTATGGCTGAAACTCTTGAAAATGCGCTCGAAATTCCAGACGACAGTTTACATTGCACTCTCATCACAACCGCGACTGAATTTGGCAGGTATTCGTACATAAGTTTTCAGATTATacagaaaatataatattGTATCCTTGACTGAGAGAGTGGTTGCTTCTCCTTCCATCCAGTGGttctattgaatctaatcgaTTTCCTGGATTGTTTTTCAGCGTGCCTCTACACTTGACCGAGAGGAAGgttttgaatatatttttaatcacAATATTGCATCCAAATTCAACGAACACAGCAGTTGCCTTAGCCAGTGTCGCATATCGCGAAGTTGCGAGTTTCCACAAGGTTACTCCGAAGGAAATGTACGTTAGAtataaaaaggattttttggAGGTATGCACTCGCTCttatcaatcaataaatttccGTCTGAAATTCTACAATTTTGAAAGGATATTGTTGATGCATTTTTAAGCTGATGATGCGCATGGCGGTGAGTAATTTTATCGCCAAAGGCTATAACATAGCAACGACAGTTCATCGTGCTGctaagtgcatcggttatcaaGGTTCTCGACAATTGATGAGGAACCATGGTCATATTGCAATTTGTTTCTTAACGTCCTTGGTCGTCAAAACTCCTGCGGCGACACCCCTTTTTCACGATATGTCCGATCTCACCAACATGGACGAAAAAGAGATGTTCACGGAATACTTCCACGTAAGCTGAAACTACAAGATTCATTTGGATATTATTTACATGGGGAGTTCGACCTTCGCCCGCACTCCAATTCACACTTATCTTTGTTCTAGCATATTTGTGCTTATGTGTTTCTCAACGAGGCGCCGGAATTTGGGACGAAGTGTCTCAAACTCATATCCACGATCACGAAGATCAAACTTTCCGATTTGATGTCCGGCTCTTTCATGGTAAGgcggaaatatttttttgtcttcaaGTTGTTTTCGTATGACAAAGCTAAATTAGACGAGAGTTATTTGGAGATGACGAGAAACTCTATAATTTTCTATCGACAGGGAATATTTCGAGAGTTGCTGTtacattttcacgaaaaaatggaaacggTCGTGCGTTGCTTGGAGATTTTATCGGCTTACGATGGAAAGCCTCGAGTTCACTTCACCACGAAAGAAAATGTAACGAATTATTTGATGCCATATCTGCACGGAGTACTTGTGACTCTTGATTCGAATTTGAGCGCACGATCCGACGAACACACCCAAAAATCAGCACTCGCCAGCCTCGGTGCATTAATGCGCTTTATGGGGGCTCGATATTTAACACCGTTGAGATATAAAATTCTTGCTACTCTCAGAGTCTCCCTCAGCTTCCAGAGACCCGGATTTCGAGAACTATCGTGCTATGCTTGGAATTCGTTTCTTCACAAgtaatgtttttaaaaaatctttttttttttttttaaataaatgttCGGTCCAAAAGAAAGTAATCCTAACAGTGCACAATGATTTTTAGTATAAATCCAAAGGATCTCGGTCCACTCTTACCGACGATTTGCATTTCGATGATTCCACTTCTCGAGAGTTGTCCTAGAGAGGCCGAGTCCATGCTCGAGTACATTTTTGTACAAAACTTCGACACGATGTCGGTGCACATCtccgaattatttttcatcgaagaCATCAAAGTTTCGCAAAAAATAGCGTTAATTGTGAAAtctcaaattgaaaaatcgttgccggAAGGCTTTGAGGCGAATTTGAATCTTTGGCTGAGACGCATAATCCACGAAAGCGACGAAGTCAGGAAGAAAGCTCTgagtcatttaaaaaaatttctcggcGAGCACCGGAgcgaattgaacgaaatgattCTCGCTGATACCGACGTTCATCCTCTTGTCGTCAAACTGCTCGATGCTCTTCTGGCTGGTTGTCAGGATAAAGATGAAGATATACGTTTGGGAAGTGGCGAGTGTCTCGGGGAACTTGGAGCTGTAGAACCGAGTCTTCTGCCCCGTAGAATTGTTGCTAGAGGTTTGGTAACAGTTTTTCGAGCAAAGATCattacgattttcttgaatgaATATGATCATCGAGTAATTGATTTCTGAAAGTGAAAACCATCCCAGGCATaatgaaatgttttcattaacTGATTTTGCAGATGACAGTAAATTCATCGCAGACATGAACGAAGATTTTGCATCGGCCACCCTGGTCGAATTGGTTCGTGCGTTTCAAATGCAAAAAAGTACTAGAAGCATGGACTGTTTTTCACTCGCAATTCAGGTTTgtattttgtcaatttttcactCATCCGAAGACTTTTCTAAGAAGTGCGGAGAAAATATCACCATTTCGTTATATTGCaggaaattttgaaagcttatgaaatttcgccaacaGGCAAAAATTCCAGTATCTGGGACAACTTGCCGTCCATGACTCAACAAATAATATTGCCATTTTTAACGTCTCATTATAAAAACACTGCGAGCATTGATCAGACCGAATTTCCACATCCGATTTATGGGTATATTTTAtgatttgtttgttttatGATACAATAGACTTACTTGATACTATCGTGTCATAAATATCGAAAGATTATTTACAACTATTCAGATCCGAAGCGGGTTCGACGTTTCAAAAATGGGCGTACAATTGGGTGTGCTCCATGTCGAGATGTATAAAAGATGCCAATCTTCGTGCGATGCTTAACGCATGTCATCCAGCATTCAAACACGACACTCGTACTATGATATTTTGCATTCCTCACATCGTTCGTAAGTACTGAAGAAAAATGCCTTCGAGATTCTTATTGATCTTTGTTGACGGTTTGTACAAAATTGTTTATACTTTTAACAGTGTACATTGTTGCAAATGACACTGAAAATGAGAGGGAACGTTTGACAAACGAGATATTGGCCGTGATAAAAGAAGGTGAATCTTCGAGATTGGATCAAGAGTTACTGAAACATCGACCACTTCGACtcgaaaacgatgaaaaaccaAGTCAAACGCGAGTCTCCGATGAAGCACGCCGAGTTCGTTGCTCACAGGTACTTTTAAGACTTATTTCCTTGATAATATATATATCAAAAACTGAATATGCCTAATTTAACTATATTCGATATGTATTTTCGTTTCCAGGTGATTTTTTCGACGCTCGATCATTTGCAACGTTGGTTAAGAGAAAAGCGACTCGTAGCTGGTacaaattacaatcgagtcagtgaattttttgaaaaattggatagTCTTGTGCTAGCTCAAGGCTGTTATCAATCCCACGAATACCATCGTGCTCTGATGTACCTGGAGCGTCATATGCGCTCGACGAACAAGGGACTTTCAGACTCGACCGAAGGCGGTCTTCTCGCAAAGATTTACACGCAACTGGAAGAGCCCGACGGTGTTTCAGGCATTTTGGCGACTCAGGATCAGTCGCCGACTCTTCAACAAATGGTGCTCGCCCATGAAGTTAGTGGTCAATTGCAGGACGCTGCTACTTGTTACGAGAGGCTGGCGCAAAGAGTTCTTACACCCAAATACGTTCAGGGAATGATTCAATGTTATCTCGGACTTGATCAACCGTTCACGGCCATGAACATCGCCAAGGGAGTACTGAACAGCAGGTTCGTCGTTATTCACAGTTGCTCAAGAGAGTCACTTTTTTTCCCACCATTTTTTAgggtgaaaatgaataaacgaatttttttttcatcttttaaaGGCCAGAATTGGAGCCAGTAATGGTAGAACACGAACCTTTCTGGCGTCTCGCAAATTTTGcgaatcttgatgaaaatatgcCGCAAAAGTCGAACATAAAACGAGTTTTACTGgatgatttgaaaaatggtCGAATGCCTGATCTCCaaccgatgaaaaaacgccTCGTCTCTCTACTTGGAGCTGCATCACATCCCGGTGCTTATCAACAGAGTTATTCTTACATAATGAAACTCCACATACTCAACGAGTTCGAAAAAGCAGCCTCGTACATGTTGAAGGATCTTGACACGTTGCCCGCAATCTTCGACGAATGGGATTCGCGTGGACAACTCGTACGAGCCTCGCGGGGCGTTGAATTTGTTCTTGGGATGCGAAGAGCAACTCTGAAACTTGCTGTACAACTCCACAACGAAATTCATGGctcgaaaaatgatgaaaaaactcaAGAACTCACGGAAGAAATTGGCATGATTTGGCTCAAGAGCGCGAAAATCGCCAGAAagtaattcaatatttttcgtttcaaggCGAACTCATTAGTAGATCAGTAGCGTGAAAATATTCTCCTTTTTTGACTTCAAtctaatgattattttttactttttcagaGCCGGACTTTATCAACAGGCTTACATATACATTCTCTCTGCAAGTGACTCGTGTCCTCAGCAGCAGCTATACATCGAGCAGGCACAGTTGTACTGgcagaaaaattgtcaagaGGACGCATTTACGACTCTCAAACGTTGTTTCTCAAATTGTTTCCGGCCTGCGAGTGATTACAAAGAAATGCCACTGGATGTttgtgaagaagaaagaaggcAGTGTGCGAAGGTATAATAATTGTCGTTCGATAGGAAaatctcgagaaaaaaattaaaataagggtactataaaaaaacttggttgaaaaattgaaaatttcgtcaaattatCAACAGGCAAAACTTCTGTTCGCAAAATACAACGATGAAACTCTCAACGTTGACACGAGCGTCAACATCCTAAATTACAAAGAAGCAATATTGGTTTGGTGCGCatgggaaaaaagttttctcgCTTGTGCACAATATTTCGAATCGATTGTCAACCGGATGAACGAGGATGAGAGAGACATGGCTGGGAAGTAAGCAGAAATAATTAATACACAATAAACCAATGATAGCGTAAGTTTAAGGAGAATATTTGTCTACCACGTGACGCTTACGAAATGTAATTGATCAACAGAGATTTACAATTTCAAATGCTTAATTATTATGGGAAGTCATTACTACACGGCTGTAAATATATACATCAATCGATGCCACGAATGTTGACAGTATGGCTGGATTTTGCGTCACGGGTACAAAACAACAGATTAGCGGCcaaaattttaatcgaaacGATGATTAAAATGACAAAAGTTGTAGGTAAGTACTATACCGATTTGTACAACTTCTTATAACCGTCCTTCCTGTGTAtcattttgtcgtttttttcttagACGTTTATCTCGACAGattgccaattttcatgtggCTAACTGCGTTCAGTCAACTAGTATCGAGAATTTGTCATCCTTCTAAAGAAGTTCAAAATACTTTGTGCACGATACTGGTTAAACTGATACTTGCTTATCCACAACATTGCCTCTGGATGATGGCATCCGTTTTCAAAGTGAGTACTATtcgttgaataaaatcaaCGTGTTGTCCAATTTTTTAGATTTCCTGTTCGAACGTATCGTTGTTTTCCTTATCGGTTTTTTAATTCGATTCCGTCACTTTTCTACTATTCGATTGtaatacattttattggaTTGTTACTCTAGTCATCTTATCCAGCTCGGCAAAAACGATGTCTAGAAATCTTCAACAACCCACGACTGGAGACGTCACAAATGAGAAAATTGATCAAAGATTTTAATAGACTGTGGGAAAAACTTATCGAGCTATCGAACAAAGCAATACCGGATGGCCTTCTCAATACAAGTGTAAAAGTACTGTCATCCGGATTGCAACGATTGTTGACAACTCCAGATTTCGGTCCGGTAATGATGCCGACATCCAAATTTCGCCAACTTCATTTGCCATCTAAAGGGGATTCCATTTCGTCGCACAAACCGTTTCCAGTGTAAgataaacgaaattttcattgatacAACGATATTCTACtgtgtttgatttttttttttcatattatttttcttacaGCGATTGGGTCCACATAACAGGCATCGATGATGACGTATTGGTTATGACGTCGTTGCAAAGACCGCGTCGTATCGCTCTTCAGGGTTCAGATGGCGCTGCTTATCTCTTCATGTGCAAACCCAGAGACGATCTTAGACGGGACTTTAGGTTGATGGAGTTTAACGGCATCGTTAACAAATATCTGCAGAAGGATCCTGAATCTCGGCAACGCAGGCTGTACATCAGAACTTACGTAGGATATTTAAATCTGGTTTTTACAAAGTAATTTTGGGGCCATCGTTCCTGTCAGATCGTtgtataataaaaaacaatgggATTTCACTTTCGTGTTATTACGAAATTAAAAACcaggaaatttcattttaaagtttttttgtaGTTAATTGATTCATatggaaagtttttttatacaggaatgaaattgaactgaaaaatATGTTCTTGTTATCTAAACGAATatctaaaacgaaaaaattgaatgattattATGAATTCTCGACAGAGCGTTGTTCCTTTGAACGAAGAATGCGGTTTGATCGAATGGGTACCGAATTTGGTGGGTTTCCGTCCGGTTATAGTAAATTTGTACAAAGAACGAGGAATTTTTGTATCTCAACGAGAATTGAAATCAATGATTTGCACGCTACGGGACCCGattgaaaagaaacgagaCATGTTCCTGAACAAATTATTGCCAAAACATCCACCTGTGCTTGGGGATTGGTTTCGTCTTACGTTCCCAGATCCTTATGGATGGtgagttttctttttcatttacattttttacgtTTCACAACTGAAGAAGAATTTTGAAGGATAATGGCTTATTTTTAATCCCGTCACAATTGAGTATCCTACTTTACTGTCGTTATTCGATTTACATAGGTACGAGGCTCGAACCGCTTACATTAGAACTACGGCGGTAATGTCGATGGTTGGATACATTCTTGGCCTGGGCGATCGTCacggtgaaaatattttatttgacaCAAAATGCGGTGATTGCGTTCACGTGGACTTCAACTGTCTCTTTAATAGGGTAACTTTACTGCACTTTATTCAAGAAAATAAGTTAAAGTGTGATCGATTTGATAATCGAAAAACTGTGAATTGATGATGTTTGGATTTCGTTTCGTAGGGCGAGCTATTCGACTGGCCGGAACGAGTGCCTTTTCGTTTGACCCAAAACATGCTAGACGCAATGGGGCCTTTGAAATACGAAGGTCCTTTCAGGCGTTCTTGTCAAACTACAATGCGCGTGCTCAGGGAACAAGCCAGTATTCTGATAAGCGTATTGACTCCTTTCGTCTACGATCCCCTGGTCTCGTGGAATCGTCATCAGCCTGGCGAAGCGGGTGAAAAAACTaacgaaaaagtgagaaatctCGTGCAACatcattgtttttattccCGTGCTAACAAGCTTataattgcaaattttttacccaattttcgacgttttcaGGCGGTTGAGCacgtaaaaaatattgaacaaagaCTGAAGGGCTTGATGAGACCTCAGGGAAGAAAATCGGGTCCCAAGGAAGTGAATTTGAGCGTTGAAGGACAAACGAATCATCTTATTCTCGACGCAACGAACGTTGACAATTTGTGTCAAATGTATTTCGGCTGGGGCGCGTATCTCTGATGTACGCagtttcattttcgttgtctCGTTTTTTCTATGTTCGTCCATCATAATTAATTTGTtcagtttatttttatcgatataTTGTTCTTTTCGTTGTCTTTTGAAAATACGAGTTTGTTCGGTACTGCTGAATGTGTAAATAAAAGCCGGTATCCTCGTTATTTTATATTGAGTAAAAACACTTGAAACAGATCAATCATAAATTGTAATAATTgtcaaaaaatcgttgatttttaaaacattctatttactctcttttttcattggCATTACTCTATTCCATGAGTTAATTAACGTTGATACTGCGCAGTAGCATAAAATACGAAAGGGAAGTGTTTAGTATCTGAAaaacaattgattttgttccaACATCGTCGGTTTGTACTTTCTCAAGTCGATATTTCGACGTGAGGGAAGAAAAACATTACCGTGGCGAAGCTCGTCATGCACATTTTGTAGAACTTTCCTGCTGTCAAACAATTCGGCTTCTGGCTCCGAAGGATTATGAAGAAAATGCCCATTTTTATGTAGCTCGAAGAGTCGTACCACTTCACGGAAAAAGCAGCGTTTCCAATCGTCGAACTCTGTTCAAGGGGAAAATCCCAATTTTTACAAACTCGTTTCTCCAAAAAAATATGCACAGTTTGAGCAAACGttacaataaaaatcatcgaaattaCGTGATATATAATTTTGTCACCGGGCCAACAAAACAGCAGCATTTGAAACATCGCCATCAGGAGGTACGAGAAATACTCGGCGAGTTTGTACGCATTCGCTGTCGTCTTTGAATgcaaatttaataattaatagCAAGTTCAAAGCAACCGTGAATGGTATTTTGAAACTtgagagaacaaaaaattaatcaatcttTTGTTAACAGCATAAAACATGTAGTAGAGTCGAATAGCACAGTAAAAAAATCTACGAACCGTTGAAAGCTGGAATCCAACCAGACATATTAACAAACTGCTGGCGAATACTTGCAGAAAAAGTATAAGATTGAAAGCTTTTTCAACGGAATCGGAAAACCTGTTGTGaccatcgatttttcaatcatttctgTCTTCCAACACAtaagcaaaaattttttttcataattcaataaattcgtaTCGTTGTCACCTTATGATCACCTGGTGATGAGACACGATCCTATTGAGTCGTTTTTCAACGGTCCAGGACAGTTCCCCGGAacattttgttatttcatcagtttcatttttttccacgtatTCCGGCTGATGGATAATGAAATACTGTTCGATATTTGGACTAGGCGATCGACCattatttctcatattttattatacaaTATTGTGATTTCAGTATAGAACTTAATTAtcgtttttcgatatttaggtTTCCGTGTCCCCAGAGATTTTGCGGTCCTCGAATACCACATTGGACGAAACTAATTCACTTCCTTCAAACCGTTTCGTGttgcaacaatatttttctacttcgaagacatttcgaaaagcaaAATACTTGCCGATACGATTGGGGATATCTGTGGCCTCGGGTTTTGGCCATGCAGTCTTTATATTTGGCCCAAgataagacttttttcaagaataaaaagaaaatcgaaattcggcatttaaggg includes the following:
- the mei-41 gene encoding serine/threonine-protein kinase ATR isoform X1, whose translation is MQYEEVPEPTQVRNSISIAETLWRAINDPLIGIFSDLENPATERTLCSLLDSIIRSSSNLVNVLIPTFGAGNKYKLLQKQHAAYTTWLFGVLFHVVGAPMSTQVLASSIEVQARMLRILGRLNLVTFESISNEYMNILDELLDWAEFLEDKPTLIFKKFVAEQNVIDNLDLPSFPVTVEASKNSSTQISVLKIILKTGVNCWDEDKLWNRILRILERSVPEVKFVALEIALELVKCSTEENTESKTLIAYMIEIVKSISHWESLGMLSVEQMKKIPEIMVDLLKNTSDNYEVTDLCFAIIDLIAENIIDSKILEVEACQKIKRYLTNHPRAYSPAVMTKYLRYFENCPEFSKVIVHFVIFDFRSKVFCNEVVRLSEVSLLWKILLRKLGENLDAEDYDRVVRIIGICCSLSGWLCDNGKTQAILYDECNDIVQKLRSALEKINCRAIRSIYQCFIDLMADKEMNQTEIQNILCSPWSEEPLEGQRRLVATAKSLDVGTKARAIRAITEHGKGPDRVKILSACISSTEIELSMAAVLNAVFLLKDPKISISDIMTHILSPALATQRQPLQEAVAATLGPLICFASGRAKFVRENWDSREWRIACEQCDSSTKISPDSPSLSRDNKREIGMMFMPFFNILKSKNVVARRNMSENLQRFSSHVDEFSSKKMINTWLPLVRDQNQEIRENLAKSIGTILKNKIAILEKTKSKKLRSTQGVPDELVEYVNSICNFMAETLENALEIPDDSLHCTLITTATEFGSVPLHLTERKVLNIFLITILHPNSTNTAVALASVAYREVASFHKVTPKEMYVRYKKDFLELMMRMAVSNFIAKGYNIATTVHRAAKCIGYQGSRQLMRNHGHIAICFLTSLVVKTPAATPLFHDMSDLTNMDEKEMFTEYFHHICAYVFLNEAPEFGTKCLKLISTITKIKLSDLMSGSFMGIFRELLLHFHEKMETVVRCLEILSAYDGKPRVHFTTKENVTNYLMPYLHGVLVTLDSNLSARSDEHTQKSALASLGALMRFMGARYLTPLRYKILATLRVSLSFQRPGFRELSCYAWNSFLHNINPKDLGPLLPTICISMIPLLESCPREAESMLEYIFVQNFDTMSVHISELFFIEDIKVSQKIALIVKSQIEKSLPEGFEANLNLWLRRIIHESDEVRKKALSHLKKFLGEHRSELNEMILADTDVHPLVVKLLDALLAGCQDKDEDIRLGSGECLGELGAVEPSLLPRRIVARDDSKFIADMNEDFASATLVELVRAFQMQKSTRSMDCFSLAIQEILKAYEISPTGKNSSIWDNLPSMTQQIILPFLTSHYKNTASIDQTEFPHPIYGSEAGSTFQKWAYNWVCSMSRCIKDANLRAMLNACHPAFKHDTRTMIFCIPHIVLYIVANDTENERERLTNEILAVIKEGESSRLDQELLKHRPLRLENDEKPSQTRVSDEARRVRCSQVIFSTLDHLQRWLREKRLVAGTNYNRVSEFFEKLDSLVLAQGCYQSHEYHRALMYLERHMRSTNKGLSDSTEGGLLAKIYTQLEEPDGVSGILATQDQSPTLQQMVLAHEVSGQLQDAATCYERLAQRVLTPKYVQGMIQCYLGLDQPFTAMNIAKGVLNSRPELEPVMVEHEPFWRLANFANLDENMPQKSNIKRVLLDDLKNGRMPDLQPMKKRLVSLLGAASHPGAYQQSYSYIMKLHILNEFEKAASYMLKDLDTLPAIFDEWDSRGQLVRASRGVEFVLGMRRATLKLAVQLHNEIHGSKNDEKTQELTEEIGMIWLKSAKIARKAGLYQQAYIYILSASDSCPQQQLYIEQAQLYWQKNCQEDAFTTLKRCFSNCFRPASDYKEMPLDVCEEERRQCAKAKLLFAKYNDETLNVDTSVNILNYKEAILVWCAWEKSFLACAQYFESIVNRMNEDERDMAGKDLQFQMLNYYGKSLLHGCKYIHQSMPRMLTVWLDFASRVQNNRLAAKILIETMIKMTKVVDVYLDRLPIFMWLTAFSQLVSRICHPSKEVQNTLCTILVKLILAYPQHCLWMMASVFKSSYPARQKRCLEIFNNPRLETSQMRKLIKDFNRLWEKLIELSNKAIPDGLLNTSVKVLSSGLQRLLTTPDFGPVMMPTSKFRQLHLPSKGDSISSHKPFPVDWVHITGIDDDVLVMTSLQRPRRIALQGSDGAAYLFMCKPRDDLRRDFRLMEFNGIVNKYLQKDPESRQRRLYIRTYSVVPLNEECGLIEWVPNLVGFRPVIVNLYKERGIFVSQRELKSMICTLRDPIEKKRDMFLNKLLPKHPPVLGDWFRLTFPDPYGWYEARTAYIRTTAVMSMVGYILGLGDRHGENILFDTKCGDCVHVDFNCLFNRGELFDWPERVPFRLTQNMLDAMGPLKYEGPFRRSCQTTMRVLREQASILISVLTPFVYDPLVSWNRHQPGEAGEKTNEKAVEHVKNIEQRLKGLMRPQGRKSGPKEVNLSVEGQTNHLILDATNVDNLCQMYFGWGAYL
- the mei-41 gene encoding serine/threonine-protein kinase ATR isoform X2, translated to MQYEEVPEPTQVRNSISIAETLWRAINDPLIGIFSDLENPATERTLCSLLDSIIRSSSNLVNVLIPTFGAGNKYKLLQKQHAAYTTWLFGVLFHVVGAPMSTQVLASSIEVQARMLRILGRLNLVTFESISNEYMNILDELLDWAEFLEDKPTLIFKKFVAEQNVIDNLDLPSFPVTVEASKNSSTQISVLKIILKTGVNCWDEDKLWNRILRILERSVPEVKFVALEIALELVKCSTEENTESKTLIAYMIEIVKSISHWESLGMLSVEQMKKIPEIMVDLLKNTSDNYEVTDLCFAIIDLIAENIIDSKILEVEACQKIKRYLTNHPRAYSPAVMTKYLRYFENCPEFSKVIVHFVIFDFRSKVFCNEVVRLSEVSLLWKILLRKLGENLDAEDYDRVVRIIGICCSLSGWLCDNGKTQAILYDECNDIVQKLRSALEKINCRAIRSIYQCFIDLMADKEMNQTEIQNILCSPWSEEPLEGQRRLVATAKSLDVGTKARAIRAITEHGKGPDRVKILSACISSTEIELSMAAVLNAVFLLKDPKISISDIMTHILSPALATQRQPLQEAVAATLGPLICFASGRAKFVRENWDSREWRIACEQCDSSTKISPDSPSLSRDNKREIGMMFMPFFNILKSKNVVARRNMSENLQRFSSHVDEFSSKKMINTWLPLVRDQNQEIRENLAKSIGTILKNKIAILEKTKSKKLRSTQGVPDELVEYVNSICNFMAETLENALEIPDDSLHCTLITTATEFGSVPLHLTERKVLNIFLITILHPNSTNTAVALASVAYREVASFHKVTPKEMYVRYKKDFLELMMRMAVSNFIAKGYNIATTVHRAAKCIGYQGSRQLMRNHGHIAICFLTSLVVKTPAATPLFHDMSDLTNMDEKEMFTEYFHHICAYVFLNEAPEFGTKCLKLISTITKIKLSDLMSGSFMGIFRELLLHFHEKMETVVRCLEILSAYDGKPRVHFTTKENVTNYLMPYLHGVLVTLDSNLSARSDEHTQKSALASLGALMRFMGARYLTPLRYKILATLRVSLSFQRPGFRELSCYAWNSFLHNINPKDLGPLLPTICISMIPLLESCPREAESMLEYIFVQNFDTMSVHISELFFIEDIKVSQKIALIVKSQIEKSLPEGFEANLNLWLRRIIHESDEVRKKALSHLKKFLGEHRSELNEMILADTDVHPLVVKLLDALLAGCQDKDEDIRLGSGECLGELGAVEPSLLPRRIVARDDSKFIADMNEDFASATLVELVRAFQMQKSTRSMDCFSLAIQEILKAYEISPTGKNSSIWDNLPSMTQQIILPFLTSHYKNTASIDQTEFPHPIYGSEAGSTFQKWAYNWVCSMSRCIKDANLRAMLNACHPAFKHDTRTMIFCIPHIVLYIVANDTENERERLTNEILAVIKEGESSRLDQELLKHRPLRLENDEKPSQTRVSDEARRVRCSQVIFSTLDHLQRWLREKRLVAGTNYNRVSEFFEKLDSLVLAQGCYQSHEYHRALMYLERHMRSTNKGLSDSTEGGLLAKIYTQLEEPDGVSGILATQDQSPTLQQMVLAHEVSGQLQDAATCYERLAQRVLTPKYVQGMIQCYLGLDQPFTAMNIAKGVLNSRPELEPVMVEHEPFWRLANFANLDENMPQKSNIKRVLLDDLKNGRMPDLQPMKKRLVSLLGAASHPGAYQQSYSYIMKLHILNEFEKAASYMLKDLDTLPAIFDEWDSRGQLVRASRGVEFVLGMRRATLKLAVQLHNEIHGSKNDEKTQELTEEIGMIWLKSAKIARKAGLYQQAYIYILSASDSCPQQQLYIEQAQLYWQKNCQEDAFTTLKRCFSNCFRPASDYKEMPLDVCEEERRQCAKAKLLFAKYNDETLNVDTSVNILNYKEAILVWCAWEKSFLACAQYFESIVNRMNEDERDMAGKDLQFQMLNYYGKSLLHGCKYIHQSMPRMLTVWLDFASRVQNNRLAAKILIETMIKMTKVVDVYLDRLPIFMWLTAFSQLVSRICHPSKEVQNTLCTILVKLILAYPQHCLWMMASVFKSSYPARQKRCLEIFNNPRLETSQMRKLIKDFNRLWEKLIELSNKAIPDGLLNTSVKVLSSGLQRLLTTPDFGPVMMPTSKFRQLHLPSKGDSISSHKPFPVDWVHITGIDDDVLVMTSLQRPRRIALQGSDGAAYLFMCKPRDDLRRDFRLMEFNGIVNKYLQKDPESRQRRLYIRTYSVVPLNEECGLIEWVPNLKRDMFLNKLLPKHPPVLGDWFRLTFPDPYGWYEARTAYIRTTAVMSMVGYILGLGDRHGENILFDTKCGDCVHVDFNCLFNRGELFDWPERVPFRLTQNMLDAMGPLKYEGPFRRSCQTTMRVLREQASILISVLTPFVYDPLVSWNRHQPGEAGEKTNEKAVEHVKNIEQRLKGLMRPQGRKSGPKEVNLSVEGQTNHLILDATNVDNLCQMYFGWGAYL